The window ACGTAACTCAGACCTTCAGGAGCAGCCAGGCTCCCCTTGGTGAGTAGCGTCTGTACAACACCTTACTCCCATCCCTCACCAAGATCCAAGAAAGGGGAGCTATACAAGCCTGGGGCTCCCACATCCCCATTCGCAGCCAGACCTCAGTGCAGAGGGCGGTGTCTCCCAGCCCTCCACCAACCTGGCGGGGCCCAGACACTGGAAGAACAGGTGGTGAGCATGGCCCTAAACATGCACATGTCCAGGGAGGAACCTGTCCCAGGAAGCTCAGGGGTCTCAGAATGAGCCAGCCCCACCTCGAGCTGGTTCTTGAGAGGGAGTGTTTATGAGTGTGTGCGTAGGAATGGATGTGTGGCTTTTTGTGGACATATAGGTTGTGCAGAAATGTACATGTGTCTGTGTATCCACATATTATGTACATGTGTACAATTACTCATGcttttaatgaacatttattgagcactgattgtgtgccaggcactgattgtgataagtaatggggatgtaaGAGTTCGTAAAGGAGACAAGCTGTTTGTCTTCACAAGGCCAGCAGCCTGGCACATACATGCACGTGTATGTATCTGAGTGTATATTTAAGTAGAAGCATGTGTGTGCCTGTATATGTTTATGTACACGTATGTATGTGTCTGGTAAAAGTATGTGGAGTGTTTtgtgaaaagacaaaaacaagcaAGAACAAAAACTTCTAGTAAGAAATGCAGCAGAGAGCCTCTGAGTTTTCTGGCAAAAGGCAGAATTcggaaaatccccaaataaccAGAGGGTCCCTGGGAGTCCACAGGTCAGGGATGTGGGAGGGAATAGCCAGGAAGGCACCCTGGAATCTATCCCCCAGAATCTATCCAGATGAAGCAGAGGCCTCAGATACCATTTCCTGAGCACAGAAATCCCATGAGCCACCACCCCATGCCGTCCAGGCCCCACGGACGCCTCACCGGGTCTGCAGCCAGCCGGTTAGGGATGGTTGGCGTCTGCTGGTCAACACACACCACCTTCTTCATGTCCTCAAAGCTGGGGTCATTGGGCACCACATCATAGAAGGGTGGCCTGTAGTCTTCCACTATGCCTGGGGGTATAGGGGGGCGGGCCAGTCACACGGGACCCTGAAGGCCCAATGCCACCCAGAGGAGAGCCTTGCCCACCTTCTGTCCAAGGGGTCAGGAAACCAGTTGCCTGACATGCTACTATGCCTGAGAGGAACACTATcatattatacatgtatttataaataataatcacTACTGCCATTTATTTTGCACTTACCAcctaccaggcattgtgctacaAATGCTTGACATGTATTATCCTATTAGTCTTCACAATAACCTGATGAGGTGGGTACTGTTATTACCggcactttacaaatgaagaaactgatgctCGGAGAAGTTGAGCCCAAAGTTTTACAGCTAGTCATGGCAGAGTCAAGACTTAAACTCATCTCGTTGGATTCCTAGGCCAGATCTTGTTCCAGTCTTCCAGAGCTGCTTCCTACCCAAGGCCTGGGGACTGCTCCCAGGTCACAACTATCACGGATGCCCAATAATACCTAAagtttactaagcacctactatgtgccaggcactatcctAACTGCATTGCATTAAATCCTCATAACAACGCTATGAGGTGAGTAATACCATGAGGTCCACtctttatatataaacaatgaaattaagaccagagaggttaagaagcTTGTCTAAAATCACACAgatagtaagtgacagagctaggatttaaCCAAGATTTAGCCCAGAACGTCTaaccaaagcccatgctcttgaTCTCCAAACTAGGCATAAAGGAGGCTAGCTGGGTGACTGCTggatgaggatgtggaacaaaGAGAAGGGGGAGCAAATGCCTCTCGTAAAAGAAAGGGATGTCTGCGTAGGTCCAAATAACATCACCTCTCTCAGGGATGGCAGAGGCCTCTGCTGACCCCATCAGCCAGCAACACCCCATCCCCTCGTTATACCAAGTGCAGTACTTAGCAGGAGCTTTCTGAAAACAATGGCTGTAGAGCTGCAGACAGCTCAGGCAGAAGAGGCCAGACTCAGAAAAAGCACCCCACGCCCCACCCTGCTTCCCAGGCCAAGGCTGGGGGCCAGGGCCACACAGTCGCAACCTCGGGAGAGCCTGCGCCAGCTGTTCTCCCCATGGCGGGCTTCCAGGCCAGCCCCTGTGCCGCTCGCGCCCTAATCAGTGCTACACAGAGGCCTGAGCGTGTCTAATGGGCCTTTAATCAGTGCCGGGGCTGACACCAGATTACAGTGTTTATAATGCGCCATGAATCTGTGTGGGGCTGACAGAGCTTCCCTCCGCCCCAGGAGCCTGCCGTCAGCCTCCTCCCCAGCCTTCACTGGTCCAGccttcctttcctgcctgcctgcAGCCTGGTCCGAGGGGCCTCAGCTCCTCCCAGGTGTTCCCTTCCCCGACCCAGGCCTCTAGAGCTGACTCTGAAAATTCACGCCTGAAGAGGCAGGGATCTTCGTCCCTAGAGTCTCCCAGAGGGTCTGCTTCCACCTTGGGCTCCACTGGTCGATGACTATGGAGAGCACATGAAGCCTGGCATGGGACGGGCTCCTTATAGACACTCAGGAAATGAGACTGTCCCTCTCCCCAAGAAACAGAGCTCCAGGGTTGTCCCCAACCTATCAGGGCTCCTGGGAGCCCCTCCTTATGGGACAGCCGCCACAAAGACTGACAAGCCTTCCTTCCCAGTCCAGATTACCACCCATCATCCAGCCAGCCCAGGGCACTGGCCACCGGGCTGCCCGCTACAGGGCTAGCCAGCAAGAATGGGGTTCCTCTGCCTGCTCTCAGCCCCTCTAAATCTGAGTCCCCTGTGGCACCTAGAGTAATAACGAGGCAGCAATAAGCAAACCATGCCAGCACATTATATCAGGTATTTTTATAGGCAAGGAAACCGAGGACCAGAGAGGTTTAAGTAGTACAGTGTTAAAGAGCACTGGCCCCGGAGTCAGATTGTCTGGTTTCAGACCTCAGTGCTGCCTCTAGCCAGTTGTAGATCTGTGCCTCAgtgccctcatctgtaaaatggggatgatgctGTGTCAGGCATTCATTCTGACAGCAATAAttgctacaaatatttattgagctccagAACAGCCCCAGATACTGTCCTAAATACTTTACTTGGATTATCTCAACAACtagaaactatttttattctcaatttacaaataaagaaactgagacacagagaagttagggAACCTGCCCATGGCAAAATCAGGAATTGAACCTGGGTTGTCTGAACCCCAACCCACACTCTTGCCACTAAGCAATACCAGTTTCCTACCAACACAGGACGATTCAATAAGACAAGACATGACATCTGGTACATATttaagctcaataaatgttagctgctattcATATTTCTGTTATTATCACTTACTCACGATTTGACGGCCAGAATCAGACTCTCAGATACAGACGAACCTTAAAAGTTTGCTCAGCTGAACCAGCTGGTAGGTGTCAATAAAGGGGATACGGGTGACCTGGTCACAAGTCCCTCGGGCCACAGGCACCAGCCATGGCAGGAAGCCCCCATCTCCTGCCTGTCTACCCAGGTGCCCCGTTCCCTTTTCCTCATCCTGCGTGTGCTGGGTCCTCACCATTGACAATGGTCCGGCGGACGATCTCCCAGAGCACCAGGCCGAAGGCCCAGATGTCCGTCCATTTGTAGGACTCGAAGCAGTCGGTCCGGATCTGCTCATCCAGCACCTCTGGGGCCATGTACCGCTTGGTGCCCACTCGAGGGTTGTTGCCAATGTCCAAGTAATCACTCCCCTGGGAGTGCATCACAGCCAGGCCTGTGGGCGTGAGGGCCTGTCACGCCTGCAGCTCACCTGAGCCCACAGACAGGCTGGGGTCCATGGGGCAAGGTGGGGAAGGAGGTGTGACAGAGTGGCAGGCAAACGGAGACCTGCCCTGACGTGGACTGGGAGAACTGTCCTAGTTTCGCTTCACTCGTGTAGTGTTCTCTAGGTTCCCAAGAACCCAGCGAGATGTTAGTAGGCAAGGCAGGCATtgttatgcccatttcacagagcgGCACCCCAAAGCCTGGTGAGGGGGAGCGATGTAGTCAGTGAAGCCAGGATAAGCCAGGTTCCTGGCTCCCTGCCCCTTTCTCCCAACTCTTGGAGCCTGGGTGGTGTGGTAGAAGGAGTTTGGACTTGAAAAGAGTGTTAGGTAACTTCCGGGGCTCTTGTGGAGGTGAAATGAGACAGCAAACATCTCTGTACGTTTGAAAGCACCAATCAGCATTGTGGTTGTTGGCAGGCATGCAGCAGGCAAAGGCGGAACCAAGCAGAGAGGAAATGCGCCAGAACTTCAACCCTGGCCCCCTGCAGAGGACCTGCCActaccccaccccactcacccaGGTCTGCGATGCAACACTGCAGGTTGCTCTTGACCAGCACATTCCGGCTCTTGAGGTCTCGGTGGGCAATGGCCGGTTTACCCTGTGTGCCGAAAATCTCCACGTGCAGGTGTGCCAGGCCACAGGCCGCGGACACGGCTAGCCTCAGGGCCAGCTGGGGCTCCAGCGGCTGTCTCTGCAGAAAGTCGTAGAGCGAGCCATGTTCGTGGAAGTGTGTGATGAGCCACAGCTGCGTGCTCGAGTTGCGCGAAGTCATGTCCGAGGCGATAAAGCCTGTGAGCAGAGGGTCAGATGGGCTCAGCAAAGGGGTTAGGGATGAGAAAGGCTGGACCAGTCAGGGGCAGGACTGGGGCTGAAGGCAGAGGACGCAGTAGGTCAGGGCAaacctggggctggggtggaggctgGTCTGGCTTGGGTCAGAGAGGAAGCTGGATTCAGAGGTGGGGGCTCAGAGCCGGCTAGGAGTCCTTCCGGGTTGGCTCATGGTTCAGAGGCTGGGGAATCCAGCCCTGAGTGTAGGGGAGGAAAGCCCCAGGTCTGGCACAGAGCCCCCCGCTTGCCTAGGATGTTGTCGTGTCTGAGCAGCACTGTGTTGTAGATCTCAGTCTCCCGGAACCAGGACTGCTCATCCCGCGAGGAGAAGATCTTGACAGCCACACTCTCACCGTGCCACAAGCCTCGCCACACCTCGCCATAGCGGCCCTTTCCTGATCCAAGGGCCGGAGGGCAAGGAAAGGGTCACTCAAGCCCCGGAGCACAGTAGCTCCCAGAAGAGACCCCACTTGATGCTGCACTGACCCATCTGCAGAACTTCTGACACACGTTTACCTTAatccagccccaagcccagctgGCAGGCCGCCCCCATCTGCCTCTTGTTCCTCATCAGCTACCTACAGAAGGAGCTAGTCCCGACCCATCTCCAACCCACTGGCTGACCAGCGAATTCCCATTCTGAACCACACCTGGCCCTGCCTGTGACTCCAGAGCCCCCCAACCCCACAAGTTCATGGGAGCCCTTGGTCCCCATCCCTCAAGCTCACCCCCTGCTTACCCACACACTCCACCAGGGCAACCTGCCGCGCCACTGTCCTCTGCACAAGGAAGGGGAGCCCCGAGCCACTGCCTGTGGTACAGTCGCTGTCCAGAAGGTCCTGTGGGTACCAAGAGGCCACTGAGAGGttgtccccacccacccagccccttCTCCCTCAACCTGGGTCCTGCTATTGTGTCTCTGCATGCTCCTCAATcatccagccccccaccccctggaatCTGAGTGTCTGTGATTGTGCCTTTGTCGGCTACCTGTCACTCTGCCTCCCTTCTGATTCTGTGGCTCTGAtctacccctccccccatccagtGCCCCAAATTCCCCATGCCCATACCCCCAACATGCTGTCCCCCTGCTCAGATGCCTTCAGGATGAGGCTGGACTCGCCCAGCTCGCTGTGCAGGCCCCGCTGCTTCTCCTGCTTCCGCCGGACATGCCACAGGCCCAGGACACCCAGGGCCACCAGGGCCAGCAAGGCCAGCACAGGGCCCAGGATCAGAGGCAGCTGGTCATCTCCTTGCGGCTGCTTCGGAGTCGGTGTGGCTGCCAGAGgagggacactgaggcccagctTTCACCAGGCTATGTCCTCCCCCACCTTGCCACTCTGTCATCAGATCCCAGGGCCCTGCCTCCCCAACTCTCCTGGCCAGAGCATGAGAGGAAagcagggcaggagggcagggtctgagaagatgggggggtggggctgCTGGACGTACCCTTCAGCACCAGGGACACATTGTGATTGCAGAGGAAGCTGTTGCAGCAGTAGTGGTTGACAAACTCGGTGGGGCGCCCCCTGCAAAGCTCCTGGTTAAGGTTCCCGCAGCCCCGATGTTCCTGGGGGTGCTTGCCCTCCTCCCGCACCAGCACTACAATGCACCAGGCCCCCTGGCAGGTAGGCCCCTTGCAATGTAGGTTCTCACACGTGCAGGTCACCAGCGAGCCCTGAGAGGGCTTTATGGGGTCACCTGGGAGACACAGCGGAAGCTTAGTCACTCTGGGCCCAACCCCCCAGGCTGAGCCCAACACCCACTACCCTCTGCCTTCTGACCTCTCAAACAAACCCCTGGAGGTCCTCAGATTATCCTTCCCTCCAGTGCCTTACCTTCCACCAAGGGGCAACTGAGAGTATGAAAACCAGGCCTCTGTCCACTCCCTGATCCTACGACCTCCCTCCGAGTtccaggcccagccctggcccccagccccaacCCTGAGAGCTTTCCCAGGCCCCCTCTGCCAACATTCCCCACTCTCGGGACCTCCAAGATAGGAGTTCCCACCCCAGAGTCTGGTAGAACACCATCCTGCAGGTTTGCACCAAGAGGACAGCAAAAAAGGGTTGGGGCAGCTAGTCTAACCCAGCTCGTCTTCTGCCCTCCAGCCAAGCTCCAAAGTCCTTTCTCTCCAAATCTTCAAACTCAGCCCCAGCAAGAGCTGAGCCCAGAAAGCTCTTTCTCCGTTCAGGCCCCTGTTCCCTACCTGCTCCCCCAGTACTCACCGTGGGTCAGGCCCAAGACCATCAGTAGCATTAGAAGGTCTCTCCTGGAGGGGTTCAAGGTCATGGTCCTGGAGAGAGGAGCAGGAGAGGGGGTGCAGTAAGATCTGTGAAGTGTGATCCCCTCCATGTTTTCAACCACTGACCGTGGGTCCCTCCCATCCAGAGGAAATCACTgggagtggtttttttttttttttggggggggggcagggaggcctCCTCCCTACTCCCTGTGTCTGGCTTTGAGGCGTGGCCTGCAGGGGAAGTCCTGGTTCACTTCCCCATGGAAACCATCCTGTTGGGGTAAAGGCGGGGAGACGTTTAAGTGAATGAGCTCTGCACCCCTCCTGCTGAGCTTTGACTGGAGGGTGcagagggcctggggctggggtgtaAGAATCATGTCTTCAGAACCCtgccttctgtcctctgcctcttgcccaccccttcccagcctccatcTGTGCCTACCCCTTTcccagtgccccccccccccagccctggccGCCTCAAACATAAACAGGCTCCTGTCTTCATTTCCTGCCATTCAGGGTCCCACCAAGCTGGGAACAGGAATCAAGATTGTTTAGATTGGGGTCTGGATAGAACAAGCAGGAGTCACGCACAGCGGGAAGCTCAGGGCATGTTCTTAGGGCAGGCTGGAGCAGCCACCTGGGGCCAGAACACCCCATAAAAGAATCTGAAGGGAAGACCTTGTGAATCACAAAGCCCAGTTCATTATTTTAGAGAAGACGGGATTAACGTTCAGATAGGAGAggagacttgtccaaggtcagacAGGATTCAGTGGCAGTACCAGGGGTATAACCCAAGTGTTCAGGCTCCCAATCTAGTGCTCTTACCACTCTGTCTCCCAATCCAGAGTAACAATCCATGTCTGAGCCCTCAAGGATGTAACAGCCATACAGCTTTGACAGTGCTGGCTCTGTCAGAGGTGAAAGGAACCTCTGCAACCTCACCAGAGTATAAGACGTCCTCTCTGTGCCACTCCCTGgtccccttctctttccttgcTGTCCTGGGAAAGGGTGCATGGGGGTAGGGCAAATGATGTGGGAAGGGAAGTGAAACACACTTAGACTCTGAATGTTTGACCTTCCATGGCCGGTTAAGGTTGAACTTTTCCAGAAGTTTTGTGGAGAGTGTTAAGGGGAGTAATTCTGATCTATGACAGTCCCCAGATCAGGTCCCAAATCAACTAGTGCTTCAGAAGCCACCCTCTTCATTTCTCAAAGGTTTAGAACAAGAAGATAAGGGCTGAGGCTGCAGCAAGAAGGGCTAAGGTCAGACAGTAAGAGGGATTTTCTGAATGGTGGAGAATGTGCAGGTGTGTACCTGGGGCAGGTAGCACGAGGGAGGGGGAATGCCTTCTGGCATCATATGGTAAGGCTGGTAGGGCTGGGCGTATGGACACAGGCTGCAGAAGAGCCAGAGACTAAGAATGGTGCCAAATGAAGATCCATGATGTTGAGTCTCTGAGGGCATGATGGCTGGGAGGCTTTGGGGGCCAGTTTCGTATGCCTCTCTGGCTGGTGGCAGCTCTGGCTTTCCTGCCTGGGCTTCCTCTGCCCCagaggcccagggctggggaggaaaTGGAGCCCTGGGCTGCTGCAGCTGTGTCCCCAGCCTCTGCCTGACCTCTTGCCTCTTGCCCCTCCTGGCAGGCAGTGAGTATTCTAACAGGCACTCTGTAGTGGATTGGAGATTGGAGAAGGAGCACCAGACAAGCTGAATTTGTCCACTGGGGTACAGGCAGGAAGCCATCCTTGGCAGCCTTTGCTTGCCCAGAAAGCAGCTAAGGAGAGGGTATGTGGCAGGAAGGAAACCGTGGAAAACAATGAGGATGAATCTGGCATCCTCCTAGGCTCCTCTACCCATGCTCCACTTCTCTCACCATGCCCCAGGCCGCCCTCTCACCTACTTTATTACacgtcagaatcacctgaagcGCTTGGTTAACAATGCATTCTGTGGTCTCACTCCCACTCCAGATTCTGATTTAGTCCATCTGGGACCAGCAGaaacatgcttttctttttttcaagttccccaggtaattctgatcAGTGGGTACCATACTAAGAAATGTGTCCTACACAAGATTGGTCCCCATGCTTTCATTTCAGAGAGCCTGCTGGGTGAATGGAGTGGGGTGCGGAGGGCGGGACTCTTACACCCACCCAGGAACCACCCCCTCTACTGGAGGAGAAGGGACACACAAAGCTAAATGTGGCGGGAGGGCAGAGGGCAAGGGCTTTGCTCTTGGCATCCACCTCAAGCCTCCCAGGTTGGAACAGTGCAGGGAGGGCCTGGCAGCATTTGCAGAAGCCACCTCTGGTCTAATACTGGAAATGTGGTGTAGTAAAATTGTGACTGTCCAATCTCTTAAATGTCCCAGCGTAAGGTGAAGTACAGGAGGGTGCTGAGTCCTGGCCAGTCCAAACTCAGATGTGACCCTGAGTGATTCACTCTGAAACCTGACTCGAGCACAAATGGACCCTGGGGCTTCACAGTATCCTTTCATTTCTAAGCAAAACTTCATAACAGATCTCCTGCTGACAGAAAGAAGTATCACTGTTATGGGTCAGAAATCACAAATGCTAAACTAATATGGAACATTAACTTACCACTGTGAAATCTTTAGTAATGAGAGTTAACCTTCTCTGAGTATGACTTGTGTGCTATGGACTGAACTTTTAACTgttgatctcatttaatctcacaacAATCCAATGGGAAACCGAGACTTGGGGATGTTAAGTCTCTCGCCCATAATCACCACGTGTGTCTCGATCAACTTAAGTTGCTGATCATAAATCCATCCTCAGTCACTTTATTCCTCCAATTGTTTGATGTTTGGTGAGCCccacaaaggaggaaaaagagcaaGTGGGTCTTGGTGACATTAACAGATTGTCTGCTGCTGTTGTCAACAGGTGCCCGAGGTGGGTGTGTTTAGATGGAGAGACAGAAATCATCTGTTAGCTGTAGGCTTAGTCATAGGTGGGCGAACCAGAGTAAAGGTGTGCTTGGAAGGTGGTTGTCAATTTTTCCTCCCCATCACACCTGAGGGATTGATAAAACCCTCTCCCATCAGCAGCAGTGTGGCTCAGCCCAGCAGTGACTGTCACAGGACTGGAAGTGCCTCATTCTGTGCAACAGCAGGTCTGACCCGAACAGCAGAGGGCCAGACTGAGCTGCTCCTACCAGGCTGCCCCTTCCCAGACgcaaaacattttcattagtaTCACTTCATTAGCCCTTCACAGCAGTGGGATACAGCACCACGCCTGCATTTTAGGGTCTCAGACAGAACGCAGGGACAGCAGAGTATAGCACAGAGGTCAGGATGTGGGTTCTGGATCATgtagacttgggttcaaatcttgccTCTGCCACTTAGAGCTATGAGATTTGGAGCAAATTAAACTTTCTGAGGGTTAGGCTTCCCTGAGTAAAATGAGAATAGTGCTCATTTCATAGGTATAATGTAGGAAAATTATTTAGCAGAGTACTAAGTGGTAATAGTAGGCACTTAAAGGTTAACAAAAACTCAACTGTCCATTTACACCATCCATGGAGCTTTAGACAAGTGACTGAGGTCTGAATCTGCTTCCTCTTCTGTAGGATGAGTAAAACAACCCTTCTGCTAAGGTGTGTCAAGGATCACATGAGAAAAATATGTGTCTGTGTAGTAAGTAGTCAGTAAATGGTAGCCATTTTTTAACCACCCAATGAGATGGAAGGACAGGTACTAGGACAAATGGGGTCGTCAGGGATTATAGAGAACAGACCTGACTCAGCCAGAAGCTGCCCATAAATAGAGGGGATAAGAGCTACTTGGGCTCTGACCTTGGAGAAGAAAAGAGGGGATGGGCTCAACCGCACTGGCCTCCAGGGTGGACTGGAAACCTCAGGGTCCCGCCAGGATCCCTCTGACCTGGGTCCTGAAGGAAGGCCGTGGCACAGGGATGACCTGGCCATGCAGGGTTGGAGGTGAGGTTTGTGGCTGGAGTTGTCCTGTCAGAGCCCTTAAGAAAGAGCTGCAAGGGCTGATCAGGGAAAGCTGGGCTTCCAGGGGAGGCTCAGAAACATTTGAGGTAGACCCTCTCTGCCAGGTCACGCCAGCCCCCAGGAGGGACATGTGACCCCTTCTGTGTGAGTGAAGCAGGATAGGAATCCTTCTGCACATTTTACATGGATgaaaacaggagggcacacaagtTCAGCGACTGGCCCCAGGAGTTGTCTGATTCCCAGTCTGCATGCAGTCCAGCCCCCTCCCAGTCTCAGGTGGAGTAACAGGCAGACGTGCTGGAGACTGAGGGGCGGCTGCTGTCCTGATGACCTGGGGCTGACTGCACGGCGAATTCTCTGAGGGGCTCTCCGGGATGTGCCCAACGCAAGGGACCATTCGGGGTGGGGTCAGGACACGCTCCCCCCCCCACCCGGCCGTGCCGGTGGACCTCTTCTCACCTCTGGGCCTGCCCTGCGGGCGACGGGGTGCAGGCGTATGGCGGCGGCTGCTGTCGCAAGACGAGCGCTGGACTGGACGGTCGGCCTGCGTCCGGGCGCGGTCCAGGACTGGGCTGGGGCCCTGGAGGGGCTCGCTCGGCACGGCTGGCGCGACGGCCTCCCGGGACTGGGAAAGGGGCTGGAGCAAAAATGTTTCTTATTCCAGCGTCTTCCTGCCTGGCCCGGCTCCACCACTCCCTCCTAATAAACCGTTTCCTATTGCCCAGCTCGCCTACGGGCCGCCCGTTCGCCCCTCGCTGGGGCTGCAGGACCCAGACCCTCCCCCGCGCAGCTCCCAGACCCGAGGGGCAGCTGCCCCCTCAGCCGCCCCCAGCTCGGGGATCGCTGCCCTGCCCCGCCCGGAGCCTCCCACATCCGCCTCCCCGAGGGGGCGGGCCTTGGACTCGGGCCGCGGGGGTCGCGTGGGGTCTGGCCCAGAGCTGTGGGAGCCGGAGCCACAACCGGAGGCACCATCTGAAGccggggtaggggtggggtgggggcgccCCCTGCCGCTGCGAGCCTCTGAGCGTGACCTGGCATCCCCGGATGGGAAGGGGGCACCGAGGGAAGGACATGCGAGAAGGGGTTAGAGAAGGGAAGTTACCTGTCCTTCCCCACCTTCCACCCGGGTTCCCGGCCTAGGAGTCTCACAGCAGCAAGGGCAGAGTTTGGGGCTGTCGGGGTCTGGAAGCATTCTGGCCCCTCCCTCAGGGACTCCCCACTCGGTCCAAATGCTTCAGCCTCCTCTCTTCGGCCCCATCACCCACTCTTGTCCCCTCCCTTCTTCCGCAGCCTCTCTGCTTAGCTCAGGGTAAACAGGCCCAGATGGGGCGGCTCCGGGTAGGTGGTGAAGACGGTCTGAGCccctccagcctgctggcccgCAGTGCAGCCAGTGACAAGGACCCCTCTCCCCACCGGGGCAGCCAGGATGGAAGAAGAGGCTGGGACCTTTTTGGACTGCTCCCTTGGAGGCAGGCCTCTCACCCCACCAAATGGAGCTTTAAAGATGGGTCTGGAGCCTTCCTCCAGATACTGTGCTGACAAGGTGGACAAGGCATTGGGAGGGGAGCAGAATGCCTTCTCTCCCAGGGAGAAATACACTCTTCTTCCTGATGCCCTCACACAGGCTCAGAGCACTTCCATCCTTGTCTTGCTTTGCTCCAACCACTGTGAGCACCCTGGAGGCAGGACTCCAGTTTTATTCCTACGCTCCTGGTTATCCACCAAGATTGTAGTCTGGGAATCCAGACTAAGTTACATAATCTTAGAAAAGTGacacctctccatgcctcagtccCCCATCTGCTAAATGGGCATAATAAGCAATGCTGGACTCATAGGGTTGGCTGATCCTGATACTGGGTAGGCCCTCAATGAAAGTGTTTAAATTAGTAAATGAAAAGGCTGAGGAGGGGGTGGCCTCAGCCGAGTAGAAAGACGTGGGTATCAGAAGCAAGAACAGACCTCTAAGTTGTCTTGCTCTAATATGGATATTCTGTGAGATGGGCCAGGGACCCCCGCCCTTTGACAGGAATAGAGACTGGGGGAGACAATGACTACAGGCTCAGACATGCTTCAATTGTTGACTGACTTCACTTCCTTTGCTAAAACCCTCCCCACTCCCTAACCGGCAGCCGCTTCACAACTCGTGAGCATGTGAATTCCAGAACCAAGACACGCCCAAATTTCAATGTCAGGGCAGAACTATGTTCCTGCAGCCAATAGGAAGTACTATGGGATTACGGTATCTGCTCTTGCAGATTATAGCGGCCACTTGGCACTCTATTAGCTGGAGAACTGGGAGTGTAGCCGCGTGTCCATCTTCCATACCCActctctcccct of the Rhinolophus sinicus isolate RSC01 linkage group LG02, ASM3656204v1, whole genome shotgun sequence genome contains:
- the ACVRL1 gene encoding activin receptor type-1-like isoform X3 — its product is MEGITLHRSYCTPSPAPLSRTMTLNPSRRDLLMLLMVLGLTHGDPIKPSQGSLVTCTCENLHCKGPTCQGAWCIVVLVREEGKHPQEHRGCGNLNQELCRGRPTEFVNHYCCNSFLCNHNVSLVLKATPTPKQPQGDDQLPLILGPVLALLALVALGVLGLWHVRRKQEKQRGLHSELGESSLILKASEQGDSMLGDLLDSDCTTGSGSGLPFLVQRTVARQVALVECVGKGRYGEVWRGLWHGESVAVKIFSSRDEQSWFRETEIYNTVLLRHDNILGFIASDMTSRNSSTQLWLITHFHEHGSLYDFLQRQPLEPQLALRLAVSAACGLAHLHVEIFGTQGKPAIAHRDLKSRNVLVKSNLQCCIADLGLAVMHSQGSDYLDIGNNPRVGTKRYMAPEVLDEQIRTDCFESYKWTDIWAFGLVLWEIVRRTIVNGIVEDYRPPFYDVVPNDPSFEDMKKVVCVDQQTPTIPNRLAADPVLSGLAQMMRECWYPNPSARLTALRIKKTLQKLSNSLEKPKVIH
- the ACVRL1 gene encoding activin receptor type-1-like isoform X2; amino-acid sequence: MTLNPSRRDLLMLLMVLGLTHGDPIKPSQGSLVTCTCENLHCKGPTCQGAWCIVVLVREEGKHPQEHRGCGNLNQELCRGRPTEFVNHYCCNSFLCNHNVSLVLKATPTPKQPQGDDQLPLILGPVLALLALVALGVLGLWHVRRKQEKQRGLHSELGESSLILKASEQGDSMLGDLLDSDCTTGSGSGLPFLVQRTVARQVALVECVGKGRYGEVWRGLWHGESVAVKIFSSRDEQSWFRETEIYNTVLLRHDNILGFIASDMTSRNSSTQLWLITHFHEHGSLYDFLQRQPLEPQLALRLAVSAACGLAHLHVEIFGTQGKPAIAHRDLKSRNVLVKSNLQCCIADLGLAVMHSQGSDYLDIGNNPRVGTKRYMAPEVLDEQIRTDCFESYKWTDIWAFGLVLWEIVRRTIVNGIVEDYRPPFYDVVPNDPSFEDMKKVVCVDQQTPTIPNRLAADPVLSGLAQMMRECWYPNPSARLTALRIKKTLQKLSNSLEKPKVIH
- the ACVRL1 gene encoding activin receptor type-1-like isoform X1, with amino-acid sequence MEGITLHRSYCTPSPAPLSRTMTLNPSRRDLLMLLMVLGLTHGDPIKPSQGSLVTCTCENLHCKGPTCQGAWCIVVLVREEGKHPQEHRGCGNLNQELCRGRPTEFVNHYCCNSFLCNHNVSLVLKATPTPKQPQGDDQLPLILGPVLALLALVALGVLGLWHVRRKQEKQRGLHSELGESSLILKASEQGDSMLGDLLDSDCTTGSGSGLPFLVQRTVARQVALVECVGKGRYGEVWRGLWHGESVAVKIFSSRDEQSWFRETEIYNTVLLRHDNILGFIASDMTSRNSSTQLWLITHFHEHGSLYDFLQRQPLEPQLALRLAVSAACGLAHLHVEIFGTQGKPAIAHRDLKSRNVLVKSNLQCCIADLGLAVMHSQGSDYLDIGNNPRVGTKRYMAPEVLDEQIRTDCFESYKWTDIWAFGLVLWEIVRRTIVNGPLRPGSDDEGMLVPQPLCPSHCTTDQEDTTETQQQPGEAQSDSLATSLLPDFPRLALCVRVGGGWWPIWVEVV